One Papaver somniferum cultivar HN1 chromosome 10, ASM357369v1, whole genome shotgun sequence genomic window carries:
- the LOC113318849 gene encoding pentatricopeptide repeat-containing protein At5g14770, mitochondrial-like, producing MKSLNQIKKLKLFTHFYSILTSKQLHSQHHLNPTLKIISPILPNVPICRNKDSHDKNQLKQSKVIPPLKTHLYVSLYCTLIKLYLNCKRFSEASETFMVMRSNGLKPNLQSWNQLLYKYNASGLISQVWVVYSEMILSGEVIPNVYTNNILIHSLCKVGELKTALDFIRAVEIVDTVSYNTIIWGFCKQGMVEQAVVFLSEMIKKGIQMDIFTCNNILNGFCRIGLVDDAVLVKDRLFIKEGIELDDVSYNTLIDGYCKARDLKKARELVVKMIEEKNLSPDIVTYNTLINGFCKTGNFDEVNKLMDEIEILGLEPNVITHTTLIDRVCKMHGIDEARSLFGKMLAHGILPDVVTYSSLINGLCKCKHLTKVKILFGEMEESDIVPNHVSYSSLLISLFTAGNFLEALSLQSKMVVSGIALDLVVFGILLDGLFKVGKANEAEKFLETLLKLPIVPNQVIYSAVVDGRCKVGDMSGAEAVLEEMEKTNVVPNVICYSSIINGYFKIGMSDRVFDVKRNMVSKGILPNDILYSTLIDGFFKASKTDLAHKAYQEMLERGFEANKFVLDAFVNNSRKGGNMKEAEEYFTEMTRRGLIPDCVNYTSLVDGLFKVGMESVAREKVSKMPEKNLKLDVVICNVLINGYLKLRKFDQVQSVYSYMMQEHIAPDQVTYKTLINAYCEWGNLEKAVELWHELKINGVRPNSVTCNSILGGFCKAGNLNGVVDLLDEMVSLGFCPNSVTYKLVLEASSKNGRADTVFKTHERLLQMGFKRDKMIYNTLITVLCKLGMTRKASSVLEDMTRIGIAADTITYNALIYGYIKGSHLKKAFSAFSQMSVAGVVPNAVTYNILIGGCSNAGSMHKADDLLTEMLKRGLIPNASTYNSLVSGHGKKGDNKKAMKLYFEMIPKGFAPSTGTYNVLISGFSKAGQMFQARELLNEMHKRKVLPSSSTYDILIRGWYELSYQPDLNTLARNNYRRKALELFEEMDTKRFGPCKSTVICVSNILARGGRKEDARKLLDIYKITKRKKKRMPISSQNEHEIGGKKREESSEVFQHP from the coding sequence ATGAAAtctttgaatcaaataaaaaagcTGAAACTTTTCACTCATTTTTACTCAATCTTGACCTCTAAACAATTACACTCTCAACATCATCTAAACCCCACGCTAAAAATTATATCACCAATACTGCCCAATGTGCCCATTTGTCGAAACAAAGATTCTCATGATAAAAACCAACTCAAACAATCGAAAGTAATCCCACCTTTGAAAACCCATCTTTATGTATCATTATACTGTACGTTAATAAAACTTTACTTAAATTGTAAAAGATTCTCAGAAGCCAGTGAAACATTTATGGTCATGAGGAGTAATGGATTAAAACCAAACTtacaatcatggaatcaactctTGTACAAATATAATGCTTCTGGTTTGATATCTCAGGTATGGGTAGTTTATTCAGAAATGATTTTATCTGGGGAGGTAATCCCTAATGTTTATACTAACAATATATTAATCCATTCTTTATGTAAAGTGGGCGAGTTAAAAACTGCATTGGATTTTATTAGAGCTGTAGAGATTGTAGATACTGTTAGTTATAATACGATTATCTGGGGCTTCTGCAAACAAGGAATGGTTGAACAAGCTGTTGTGTTTTTGTCTGAGATGATAAAGAAAGGTATACAGATGGATATTTTTACTTGTAATAATATACTTAATGGTTTTTGCCGAATTGGGTTAGTAGACGATGCAGTGTTAGTAAAAGATCGATTATTTATTAAAGAGGGGATTGAACTAGATGATGTTAGTTATAATACATTGATTGATGGGTATTGTAAAGCTAGAGATCTGAAGAAAGCTCGTGAATTGGTTGTGAAAATGATAGAGGAGAAGAATCTCTCTCCTGATATTGTTACTTATAATACATTGATAAATGGTTTCTGTAAGACTGGGAATTTTGATGAAGTCAACAAACTTATGGACGAGATAGAAATTTTAGGTCTGGAGCCTAATGTTATAACCCATACTACATTGATCGACCGAGTTTGCAAAATGCATGGAATCGATGAAGCCAGATCTTTGTTTGGGAAAATGCTCGCTCATGGCATCTTACCTGATGTTGTTACTTACAGTTCTCTTATTAATGGCTTGTGCAAGTGTAAGCATCTTACCAAAGTAAAAATACTGTTTGGAGAGATGGAAGAGAGCGACATTGTTCCCAATCACGTTTCATACTCTAGTCTGCTCATTTCGTTATTTACAGCGGGGAATTTCTTGGAAGCATTATCTCTTCAAAGCAAGATGGTGGTTTCTGGTATTGCATTGGACTTGGTGGTCTTTGGCATTTTGCTGGATGGCCTTTTTAAGGTTGGAAAAGCTAATGAGGCAGAAAAGTTTTTGGAAACCTTGTTAAAGCTTCCTATCGTTCCGAATCAAGTAATTTACTCTGCGGTAGTTGATGGACGTTGCAAAGTAGGAGATATGAGTGGGGCAGAAGCTGTGCTAGAGGAGATGGAAAAGACAAATGTGGTTCCAAATGTTATTTGTTACTCATCCATTATTAATGGCTACTTTAAAATTGGAATGTCTGATAGAGTCTTTGATGTGAAGAGGAACATGGTGAGTAAAGGCATTCTTCCAAATGATATCCTTTACAGTACACTAATTGATGGCTTCTTCAAGGCAAGTAAAACGGATTTGGCTCATAAAGCATACCAAGAAATGTTGGAAAGAGGCTTTGAGGCAAATAAGTTTGTACTTGATGCATTTGTAAATAACTCTAGAAAAGGAGGAAACATGAAAGAAGCCGAGGAGTATTTCACAGAGATGACTCGAAGGGGCTTGATTCCTGACTGCGTTAACTATACTTCTTTGGTTGATGGCCTATTCAAAGTGGGAATGGAGTCTGTTGCTCGTGAAAAAGTTAGCAAAATGccagagaaaaatttaaaacttgATGTTGTTATATGTAACGTCCTCATTAATGGTTACTTAAAACTTCGTAAATTTGATCAGGTACAATCAGTTTATAGTTATATGATGCAGGAGCATATAGCGCCTGACCAAGTTACATACAAGACCTTGATCAATGCCTATTGTGAATGGGGAAATTTGGAGAAAGCTGTCGAGCTTTGGCATGAATTGAAGATTAACGGAGTACGGCCTAACTCAGTCACTTGTAATTCAATATTAGGAGGGTTTTGCAAGGCTGGTAACTTGAATGGAGTTGTGGATTTATTGGATGAAATGGTGTCTCTAGGGTTCTGCCCGAACTCTGTCACTTATAAATTAGTTCTTGAAGCAAGTTCAAAGAATGGTCGAGCTGATACAGTTTTCAAAACGCATGAACGACTCTTACAGATGGGGTTTAAACGAGATAAAATGATCTATAATACCCTCATCACTGTATTGTGCAAACTAGGCATGACGAGAAAGGCAAGTTCTGTATTAGAAGACATGACCAGAATAGGTATCGCAGCAGATACTATTACATATAATGCCCTAATTTATGGATATATCAAGGGGAGCCATCTAAAGAAGGCATTTTCGGCATTCTCACAGATGTCGGTTGCAGGAGTTGTTCCAAATGCAGTAACGTACAATATCCTCATAGGTGGGTGTTCAAATGCTGGTTCGATGCATAAGGCTGATGACTTACTTACAGAGATGCTGAAGAGGGGATTGATTCCAAATGCTTCTACATATAATAGTTTGGTTTCAGGTCATGGGAAGAAAGGAGATAACAAGAAAGCAATGAAACTCTACTTCGAAATGATCCCAAAAGGATTTGCTCCCAGTACTGGTACGTACAATGTGCTTATTAGTGGTTTCTCGAAGGCTGGACAGATGTTTCAAGCAAGGGAACTTCTGAACGAGATGCATAAGAGAAAGGTATTGCCTAGCTCCTCAACCTATGATATACTGATTCGTGGCTGGTATGAACTCTCTTATCAGCCTGACTTAAACACGTTGGCTAGAAACAATTATAGACGTAAAGCTCTCGAGTTGTTTGAAGAGATGGATACAAAAAGATTTGGTCCATGCAAAAGTACTGTTATTTGTGTAAGTAATATATTAGCAAGAGGTGGAAGGAAGGAAGATGCTCGGAAGTTATTGGATATATACAagatcacaaaaaggaaaaagaaaagaatgcCCATATCCAGTCAAAACGAGCATGAGATAGGcggaaaaaagagagaagaatctTCTGAAGTATTTCAGCATCCATGA